In Massilia forsythiae, one DNA window encodes the following:
- a CDS encoding non-ribosomal peptide synthetase, with the protein MRTENLSDFIDWCIGQSIGFRLEDETLRVSAQPGVLTPDVLAAIRARKDELTAWLAGQQPAARSLSAARVEPVARGDGSHPLSYAQQRVWFIDRMEGGSAHYNMPGAFRIRGDFSETLAEQALASVIARHEVLRTVYQDSPDGPRQRVLEQADFTLACHDLRNHEPAAREAAVRAALAADVSRPFDLAADLMLRAAFLRTADDEGVLLLNMHHIAADGWSVGVLVKEFGTIYAALGGGSIPEAGALPVQYLDYAAWQRSGAHTEQVERQLAHWKHALDGCPKVHALPLDKPRTARQEFRALSHRTRVPAALATHLSALARRHDATLFMVLQSAFSALLSRWSGEQDIVLAVPVAGRTRSEFEPLIGFFVNTLVFRSILSGNPSYVELLRQARDYALDAYGNQDVPFELLVDELRPERDLSYNPVCQVKFLLQNHEVAPFELPGMAVETLSADEEFIRFDLDLTIGESPRGLFLNWTYKESLFLPATIERLAAAFGHMLQAIADAPATPVAELPLLDQAGRERWLRDARGADDVTGRDHTVAAQFEQAAAEWPARTAVVHGGRTLSYAQLNAKANRLAHYLAEQGVGAGQRVGIHVERSPELLVAMLGVLKAGAAYVPFEPKNTRDRLGAIIRDAGIEWVLVQPGMADRLPPGGVDLLMLDDGTGSGWLDGYPEGNPSADGLAPALHDSAYVIYTSGSTGTPKGVEIAHLGLMDYCAFASRRYYAGHLAGSRVVTSHGFDITVPSLYLPLLRGGTVELLDAGEELACLAARLADPDCAPALLRMTPMHVRGLLELLPAATPVRGRHVFVVGGEAFTPGLARELQRRCPHSQLFNHYGPTETVVGCAMYDISANLDAIDRVLPIGRAMDNTRLYVLNAALQPCPAGVAGELHIGGAGVAKGYLNQPALTAAKFIADPFNPGERLYKTGDLVRMLAGGDIVFIGRADDQVKLRGYRIELGEVRAALQRLPQVRDAAVLVDGEGERKRLLGYLVPAAPAVDEAAYVAAVQETLRQALPEYMVPSGFALLNHLPLTPNGKIDSRALPAITVAGQCGFEAPRDATEALLCDIWQRLLKVERVGVHDNFFALGGDSILSIQVVARANQAGLGITTRQLFAHQSVAALARHAGAARQAEAQEAVQGTQVLLPIQRQFLDASAHHEHYNQSVLLEAPSQLDHALLVQLMAALHERHDALRLRVARGAGAWEAGYAVPAAHLAQDAVTSEALPDGAGAATRIAERCAAMQCSIDLASGPMLRALLLTSARPGAARLFLVAHHLVVDGVSWRILLADLALAFGQLAAGRPVALPAKTSSYQAWGAAVAAHAPRAAAQLPYWLGQLAQPVPALPCHRPHGAGAPRASTRTVRIELGAADTEALLKRCGQRYRTRIDELLLAAVSIGVRDWRGAGGLRLLLEGHGREELSDALDTSQTVGWFTTTYPVTLACDSQDTGAVICQVKEQLRAVPQKGFGYGVLRHIAGEPALADAERANPAQLVFNYLGQFDQSIDAAGPLRMAPEPTGDAIDPRRLRPCPLGLNGQVMAGQLGFVLDYSALEFEHADVERLAHLIRAGLLAVIAHCADAAPGPYTPSDFPLAHVSGAQLDAWQRRYRIGKLYPATSMQQGMLFHTLLDSSAYVTQTYPVMTGALDVQRFRAAWDAVTARYDILRTAFVGQGEQLQQLVCTSVELPWSEEDWRDAAPAEQAARLARLLEEDRSRGFDPEQAPLQRITLVRLGEERYQLLWTHHHMLLDGWCTPLVYRDLLQAYRRLLAGQAPFTAPAPSYDSYIAWLQRQDSDAARDYWRGYLSAIDGPTALRLPRPAAGAADGEQRIHFDAAETASLQRFARERRTTVNTMMQLAWGYLLQRYSGEQHVLFGTTVSGRPAEVRDVEEMVGLFINTVPVRVSFDTTRQVDALLAGLHDAFQASTAHGFLPLTEIARCSPAGGGTLFDSIVVFENYPLDAALGEGDQAGIALETLDSFIANGYGVTLNVNDGAALRIGCAYSGKVLDATMAAAVLDQLKRVLLAMAGGARDIGEICLLSPAQRDQMLVEWNGTARAYEDGRCVHAQFEQAAAEWPARTAVAHGGRTLSYAQLNAKANRLAHYLAEQGVGAGQRVGIHVERSPELLVAMLGVLKAGAAYVPFEPKNTRDRLGAIIRDAGIEWVLVQPGMADRLPPGGVDLLMLDDGTGSGWLDGYPEGNPSAHGLAPALHDSAYVIYTSGSTGTPKGVEIAHLGLMDYCAFASRRYYAGHLAGSRVVTSHGFDITVPSLYLPLLRGGTVELLDAGEELACLAARLADPDCAPALLRMTPMHVRGLLELLPAAAPVRGRHVFVVGGEAFTPGLARELQRRCPHSQLFNHYGPTETVVGCAMYDISANLDAIDRVLPIGRAMDNTRLYVLNAALQPCPAGVAGELHIGGAGVAKGYLNQPALTAAKFIADPFNPGERLYKTGDLVRMLAGGDIEFIGRADDQVKLRGYRIELGEVRAALQRLPQVRDAAVLADGEGERKRLLGYLVPAVPAVDEAAYVAAVQEALRQALPEYMVPSGFALLNHLPLTPNGKIDARSLLALGGLLGSGTVMAAPSGPTEIRLAGTWCELLGLEQVSTTASFFDVGGHSLLAMRLINAVQGGFGVAFSLKALLANPTIAAMASQIDASLARAGNSEGANDNENNVETEW; encoded by the coding sequence ATGAGAACAGAAAACCTCAGCGATTTCATCGACTGGTGCATCGGCCAAAGCATCGGTTTCAGGCTGGAAGACGAGACACTGCGCGTGTCCGCCCAGCCGGGCGTGCTGACTCCCGACGTGCTGGCCGCGATCCGCGCCCGCAAGGACGAACTGACCGCCTGGCTTGCGGGCCAGCAGCCCGCCGCGCGCAGCCTTTCCGCGGCGCGCGTCGAACCGGTGGCGCGCGGCGACGGCAGCCATCCGCTGTCGTATGCGCAGCAGCGCGTATGGTTCATCGACCGCATGGAAGGCGGCAGCGCCCATTACAACATGCCGGGGGCGTTCCGCATCCGCGGCGACTTCAGCGAAACCCTGGCCGAGCAGGCGCTGGCCAGCGTGATCGCACGCCACGAGGTGCTGCGCACCGTGTACCAGGACAGCCCGGACGGACCACGCCAGCGCGTGCTGGAGCAGGCCGATTTCACGCTCGCCTGCCATGACCTGCGCAACCACGAACCGGCGGCGCGCGAAGCGGCGGTGCGCGCCGCACTGGCGGCGGACGTGTCGCGTCCGTTCGACCTGGCCGCCGACCTGATGTTGCGCGCGGCCTTCCTGCGCACCGCCGACGACGAAGGCGTGCTGCTGCTGAACATGCACCATATCGCGGCCGACGGCTGGTCGGTTGGCGTGCTGGTCAAGGAATTCGGCACGATCTACGCAGCCTTGGGCGGCGGAAGCATCCCGGAGGCTGGCGCGCTGCCGGTCCAGTACCTCGACTACGCGGCATGGCAGCGCAGCGGCGCCCATACCGAACAGGTGGAGCGCCAGCTGGCGCACTGGAAGCATGCTCTGGACGGCTGCCCGAAAGTGCATGCGCTCCCGCTTGACAAGCCGCGCACCGCGCGCCAGGAATTCCGCGCGCTCAGCCATCGGACCCGGGTGCCGGCGGCGCTGGCCACGCATCTCTCGGCGCTGGCGCGCCGGCATGACGCGACCCTGTTCATGGTCCTGCAAAGCGCGTTTTCAGCCTTGCTGTCGCGCTGGAGCGGCGAGCAGGACATCGTGCTGGCGGTACCGGTTGCGGGCCGGACCCGCAGCGAATTCGAGCCCCTGATCGGATTCTTCGTCAATACGCTGGTGTTTCGCAGCATCTTGTCCGGTAACCCGAGCTATGTCGAGCTGCTGCGCCAGGCCCGCGACTATGCGCTCGACGCCTATGGCAACCAGGACGTACCGTTCGAGCTGCTGGTCGACGAGCTGCGTCCGGAACGCGACCTCTCCTACAACCCGGTATGCCAGGTCAAGTTTCTCCTGCAGAACCATGAAGTGGCGCCTTTCGAGCTGCCCGGCATGGCCGTGGAGACGCTGTCCGCCGACGAGGAATTCATCCGCTTCGACCTCGACCTGACGATCGGCGAATCGCCGCGCGGGCTGTTCCTGAACTGGACTTACAAGGAAAGCCTGTTCCTGCCCGCGACCATCGAGCGTCTTGCCGCCGCCTTCGGCCACATGCTGCAGGCGATCGCCGACGCGCCGGCCACGCCCGTGGCCGAGCTGCCGCTGCTGGACCAGGCGGGCCGGGAGCGGTGGCTGCGCGACGCGCGCGGCGCCGACGATGTCACGGGCCGCGACCATACGGTGGCGGCCCAATTCGAGCAGGCGGCGGCCGAGTGGCCCGCGCGTACCGCGGTGGTGCACGGCGGCCGCACCCTGAGCTACGCGCAGCTCAACGCCAAGGCCAACCGCCTGGCGCACTACCTGGCGGAACAGGGCGTGGGCGCCGGCCAGCGCGTCGGCATCCATGTCGAGCGTTCGCCGGAGCTGCTGGTGGCCATGCTGGGCGTGCTCAAGGCCGGCGCCGCCTATGTGCCGTTCGAACCGAAGAATACCCGTGACCGCCTGGGCGCCATCATCCGCGACGCCGGCATCGAGTGGGTGCTGGTGCAGCCCGGCATGGCGGACCGCCTGCCGCCGGGCGGCGTCGACCTGCTGATGCTGGACGACGGCACCGGGTCCGGCTGGCTGGACGGCTACCCGGAGGGCAACCCGTCGGCGGACGGTCTCGCGCCGGCGCTGCACGACAGTGCCTACGTCATCTACACCTCGGGTTCGACCGGCACCCCGAAAGGCGTGGAAATCGCCCACCTGGGGCTGATGGACTACTGCGCCTTCGCGTCGCGCCGCTACTACGCCGGGCACCTGGCCGGTTCCCGGGTAGTGACCTCGCACGGCTTCGACATCACGGTGCCCAGCCTGTACCTGCCGCTGCTGCGCGGCGGCACCGTGGAACTGCTCGACGCCGGCGAGGAACTGGCCTGCCTGGCCGCTCGCCTGGCCGATCCGGACTGCGCCCCGGCGCTGCTGCGCATGACGCCGATGCACGTGCGCGGGCTGCTCGAGCTGCTGCCGGCCGCCACACCGGTACGAGGCCGCCATGTGTTCGTGGTCGGCGGCGAAGCCTTCACCCCGGGGCTGGCGCGCGAGCTGCAGCGGCGCTGCCCGCACAGCCAGCTGTTCAACCACTACGGCCCGACCGAAACGGTGGTCGGCTGCGCGATGTACGATATCAGCGCCAACCTCGACGCCATCGACCGCGTACTGCCGATCGGCCGTGCGATGGACAATACCCGGCTGTACGTGCTCAACGCGGCCCTGCAGCCATGCCCGGCGGGCGTGGCGGGGGAACTGCACATCGGCGGCGCCGGCGTGGCCAAGGGCTACTTGAACCAGCCGGCGCTGACGGCGGCGAAGTTCATCGCCGATCCGTTCAATCCGGGCGAGCGCCTGTACAAGACGGGCGACCTGGTGCGGATGCTGGCAGGCGGCGACATCGTATTCATCGGCCGCGCCGACGACCAGGTCAAGCTGCGCGGCTACCGCATCGAGCTGGGCGAAGTGCGCGCGGCGCTGCAGCGCCTGCCGCAGGTGCGCGATGCGGCCGTCCTGGTGGATGGCGAGGGCGAGCGCAAGCGCCTGCTGGGTTACCTGGTGCCGGCCGCGCCGGCCGTGGACGAAGCGGCGTATGTGGCCGCCGTCCAGGAAACCTTGCGCCAGGCGCTGCCCGAGTACATGGTGCCGTCAGGCTTCGCGCTGTTGAACCATCTGCCCCTCACGCCGAACGGCAAGATCGACTCGCGCGCCCTGCCGGCCATCACGGTCGCGGGACAGTGCGGCTTCGAAGCGCCGCGCGATGCAACCGAAGCGCTGCTGTGCGATATCTGGCAGCGGTTGCTGAAGGTGGAGCGGGTCGGCGTGCACGACAACTTTTTCGCCCTCGGCGGCGATTCGATCCTGTCGATCCAGGTGGTCGCCCGCGCCAACCAGGCCGGCCTGGGCATCACCACGCGCCAGCTGTTCGCGCACCAGAGCGTGGCCGCACTGGCGCGGCATGCGGGCGCCGCCCGCCAGGCCGAAGCGCAGGAAGCGGTGCAGGGCACCCAGGTGCTGCTGCCGATCCAGCGCCAGTTCCTGGACGCGTCCGCCCACCACGAACATTACAACCAGTCGGTATTGCTGGAAGCGCCGTCGCAGCTCGATCACGCGCTGCTGGTGCAGTTGATGGCCGCGCTCCACGAGCGCCATGACGCGCTGCGCCTGCGTGTTGCGCGCGGCGCCGGCGCCTGGGAGGCCGGCTATGCGGTGCCGGCCGCGCACCTGGCGCAGGACGCGGTCACGAGCGAGGCGCTGCCCGACGGCGCCGGCGCCGCCACCCGTATCGCCGAACGCTGCGCTGCGATGCAGTGCAGCATCGACCTGGCCAGCGGACCGATGCTGCGCGCGCTGCTGCTGACGTCCGCAAGGCCGGGTGCCGCGCGCCTGTTCCTGGTCGCCCATCACCTGGTGGTGGACGGCGTCTCCTGGCGCATCCTGCTGGCCGACCTCGCGCTGGCATTCGGACAGCTCGCGGCCGGCCGGCCGGTCGCGCTGCCCGCCAAGACCTCGTCCTACCAGGCCTGGGGCGCTGCGGTGGCTGCGCATGCGCCGCGTGCCGCGGCGCAGCTGCCGTACTGGCTCGGCCAGCTGGCGCAGCCGGTTCCCGCCCTGCCTTGCCACCGCCCGCATGGGGCGGGCGCGCCGCGCGCTTCAACCCGCACGGTGCGGATCGAACTCGGCGCGGCCGATACCGAGGCGCTGCTGAAGCGCTGCGGCCAGCGCTACCGTACCCGCATCGACGAACTGTTGCTCGCCGCCGTATCGATCGGCGTGCGCGACTGGCGCGGCGCCGGCGGCCTGCGCCTGTTGCTGGAAGGGCACGGACGCGAGGAACTGTCCGACGCACTCGATACCAGCCAGACCGTCGGCTGGTTCACCACGACCTATCCCGTGACGCTGGCGTGCGACAGCCAGGACACCGGGGCCGTCATCTGCCAGGTCAAGGAACAGTTGCGCGCGGTGCCGCAGAAAGGTTTCGGCTACGGCGTACTGCGCCATATCGCGGGCGAGCCCGCGCTGGCCGATGCCGAGCGCGCCAATCCGGCCCAGCTGGTGTTCAACTATCTCGGGCAGTTCGACCAGTCCATCGATGCGGCCGGTCCCCTGCGCATGGCCCCGGAGCCGACCGGCGACGCCATCGATCCGCGTCGCCTGCGTCCGTGCCCGTTGGGCCTGAACGGGCAGGTCATGGCCGGCCAGCTCGGTTTCGTGCTGGACTACAGCGCGCTGGAATTCGAGCATGCCGACGTGGAACGCCTGGCGCACCTGATCCGGGCCGGCCTGCTGGCGGTGATCGCGCACTGCGCCGACGCCGCCCCCGGCCCGTACACCCCGAGTGACTTCCCGCTGGCGCACGTCAGCGGCGCCCAGCTCGATGCATGGCAGCGGCGTTACCGGATCGGCAAGCTGTACCCGGCCACCTCGATGCAGCAGGGCATGCTGTTCCACACGCTGCTCGACAGCAGTGCCTACGTGACCCAGACCTATCCCGTCATGACCGGCGCGCTCGACGTGCAGCGCTTCCGCGCGGCGTGGGATGCCGTCACCGCGCGCTACGACATCCTGCGTACCGCGTTCGTGGGCCAGGGCGAGCAGTTGCAGCAGCTGGTCTGCACCAGCGTCGAACTGCCATGGAGCGAGGAGGACTGGCGCGATGCGGCGCCGGCCGAACAGGCGGCGCGCCTGGCGCGGCTGCTGGAAGAAGACCGCAGCCGCGGCTTCGATCCGGAACAGGCGCCGCTGCAACGCATCACCCTGGTGCGCCTGGGCGAGGAACGCTACCAGCTGCTGTGGACCCACCATCACATGCTGCTCGACGGGTGGTGCACGCCGCTGGTCTACCGCGACCTGTTGCAGGCGTACCGCCGCCTGCTGGCCGGTCAGGCGCCGTTCACCGCCCCGGCGCCGTCCTACGACAGCTACATCGCCTGGCTGCAGCGCCAGGACAGCGATGCCGCGCGCGACTACTGGCGCGGCTACCTGTCGGCGATCGACGGACCGACCGCGCTGCGCCTGCCGCGGCCGGCGGCCGGCGCGGCGGACGGCGAGCAGCGGATCCATTTCGACGCCGCCGAGACCGCGTCCCTGCAGCGCTTCGCACGTGAACGCCGCACCACCGTCAATACCATGATGCAACTGGCGTGGGGCTACCTGCTGCAACGCTACAGCGGCGAGCAGCACGTCCTGTTCGGCACGACGGTTTCCGGCCGGCCGGCCGAGGTGCGGGACGTGGAAGAAATGGTCGGGCTGTTCATCAATACCGTGCCGGTGCGCGTGTCGTTCGACACCACCCGGCAGGTCGATGCACTGCTGGCCGGCCTGCACGACGCTTTTCAGGCCAGTACTGCGCACGGCTTCCTGCCGCTGACCGAGATCGCGCGTTGCAGCCCCGCCGGTGGCGGCACGCTGTTCGACAGCATCGTCGTGTTCGAGAACTACCCGCTCGATGCGGCGCTGGGCGAGGGCGACCAGGCCGGCATCGCACTCGAGACGCTGGACAGCTTCATTGCCAACGGCTACGGCGTGACCCTGAACGTCAACGACGGTGCGGCACTGCGCATCGGCTGCGCCTACAGCGGCAAGGTGCTGGACGCGACGATGGCGGCGGCCGTGCTGGACCAGCTCAAGCGCGTGCTGCTGGCCATGGCCGGCGGCGCCCGCGATATCGGCGAGATCTGCCTGCTCTCGCCAGCCCAGCGCGACCAGATGCTGGTCGAGTGGAACGGTACGGCGCGAGCCTACGAAGATGGACGTTGCGTGCATGCCCAATTCGAGCAGGCGGCGGCCGAGTGGCCCGCGCGTACCGCGGTGGCGCACGGCGGCCGTACCCTGAGCTACGCGCAGCTCAACGCCAAGGCCAACCGCCTGGCGCACTACCTGGCGGAACAGGGCGTGGGCGCCGGCCAGCGCGTCGGCATCCATGTCGAGCGTTCGCCGGAGCTGCTGGTGGCCATGCTGGGCGTGCTCAAGGCCGGCGCCGCGTATGTGCCGTTCGAACCGAAGAATACCCGTGACCGCCTGGGCGCCATCATCCGCGACGCCGGCATCGAGTGGGTGCTGGTGCAGCCCGGCATGGCGGACCGCCTGCCGCCGGGCGGCGTCGACCTGCTGATGCTGGACGACGGCACCGGGTCCGGCTGGCTGGACGGCTACCCGGAGGGCAACCCGTCGGCGCACGGTCTCGCGCCGGCGCTGCACGACAGTGCCTACGTCATCTACACCTCGGGTTCGACCGGCACCCCGAAAGGCGTGGAAATCGCCCACCTGGGGCTGATGGACTACTGCGCCTTCGCGTCGCGCCGCTACTACGCCGGGCACCTGGCCGGTTCCCGGGTAGTGACCTCGCACGGCTTCGACATCACGGTGCCCAGCCTGTACCTGCCGCTGCTGCGCGGCGGCACCGTGGAACTGCTCGACGCCGGCGAGGAACTGGCCTGCCTGGCCGCCCGCCTGGCCGATCCGGACTGCGCCCCGGCGCTGCTGCGCATGACGCCGATGCACGTGCGCGGGCTGCTCGAGCTGCTGCCGGCCGCCGCACCGGTACGAGGCCGCCATGTGTTCGTGGTCGGCGGCGAAGCCTTCACCCCGGGGCTGGCGCGCGAGCTGCAGCGGCGCTGCCCGCACAGCCAGCTGTTCAACCACTACGGCCCGACCGAAACGGTGGTCGGCTGCGCGATGTACGACATCAGCGCCAACCTCGACGCCATCGACCGCGTACTGCCGATCGGCCGTGCGATGGACAATACCCGGCTGTACGTGCTCAACGCGGCCCTGCAGCCATGCCCGGCGGGCGTGGCGGGGGAACTGCACATCGGCGGCGCCGGCGTGGCCAAGGGCTACTTGAACCAGCCGGCGCTGACGGCGGCGAAGTTCATCGCCGATCCGTTCAATCCGGGCGAGCGCCTGTACAAGACGGGCGACCTGGTGCGGATGCTGGCAGGCGGCGACATCGAATTCATCGGCCGCGCCGACGACCAGGTCAAGCTGCGCGGCTACCGCATCGAGCTGGGCGAAGTGCGCGCGGCGCTGCAGCGCCTGCCGCAGGTGCGCGATGCGGCCGTCCTGGCGGATGGCGAGGGCGAGCGCAAGCGCCTGCTGGGTTACCTGGTGCCGGCCGTGCCGGCCGTGGACGAAGCGGCGTACGTGGCCGCCGTCCAGGAAGCCTTGCGCCAGGCGCTGCCCGAGTACATGGTGCCGTCAGGCTTCGCGCTGTTGAACCATCTGCCCCTCACGCCGAACGGCAAGATCGATGCCCGCAGCCTGCTGGCATTGGGCGGCTTGCTGGGCAGCGGGACGGTGATGGCGGCGCCGTCCGGCCCCACCGAAATCCGGCTCGCCGGGACTTGGTGCGAGCTGCTGGGCCTCGAACAGGTGAGCACGACTGCGAGCTTCTTCGACGTTGGCGGCCATTCGCTGCTGGCAATGCGTCTGATCAATGCGGTACAGGGTGGCTTTGGCGTCGCATTCTCGCTCAAGGCCCTGCTGGCGAATCCGACCATCGCAGCGATGGCCAGCCAGATCGACGCCTCGCTGGCCCGCGCCGGCAATAGCGAAGGCGCCAATGACAACGAAAACAATGTCGAAACGGAGTGGTGA